A single region of the Anaerococcus urinomassiliensis genome encodes:
- the dnaG gene encoding DNA primase: MAMISDTTIELIRSRANIVDIISEYTDLKRSGSSFKGLCPFHNEKTPSFTVDDRKQLFHCFGCGAGGDVVSFIMQKEGLSYKESLEYLANKTGVTITYNDSSSQNPKNKELYEINKDVMMFYYKNLLTNKDAINYLKKRGLSSSIVNKFMLGFAKNSWDDLLSYGEYKGYDKNDLEDIGLIKKSAKGKYYDKYRNRIIFPIINHYGNVIGFGGRSIDDQMPKYLNSPESSIFKKRYNLYGLNVYKRQKKKDIILVEGYMDVIALNNHGIDYAVASLGTALTDDQAKLIKRYADNVYICYDRDGAGMKATDKACDIFLNNKVVAKVIILEEGLDPDDFIKKYGQEKFLEKKSQSLDVYNYKYNKILDLYSEANENEKFEKLDLFIEFLASIDKDLTREIFINNVSTLFNIDKTTLNEAINKYSTDTGNRANYSNKKNKIIIPEKKKSFNTIELEILRLIFNQKDDYLFKKDFFDQHLKNEKVLNVKDFIINKDVSKFDQNDDDYNYIFDYISDDTNPIQIIELIDKIRLFEKRQKLFELKAHRKKAKRSTNE, encoded by the coding sequence ATGGCTATGATTTCAGATACGACAATAGAACTAATAAGGTCAAGGGCTAATATAGTTGATATTATCAGTGAGTATACTGACTTAAAGAGGTCGGGTTCTTCTTTTAAAGGCCTATGTCCATTTCATAATGAGAAAACGCCATCATTTACTGTTGATGATAGGAAACAATTATTTCACTGCTTCGGTTGTGGTGCAGGTGGAGATGTTGTTTCTTTTATTATGCAAAAAGAGGGCCTATCATACAAGGAAAGCCTAGAATATTTGGCAAATAAAACAGGAGTTACAATTACCTACAATGATAGTTCATCACAAAATCCCAAAAATAAAGAACTTTATGAAATAAACAAAGATGTGATGATGTTTTATTATAAAAATTTGCTAACAAACAAGGATGCCATAAATTATCTTAAAAAAAGAGGATTATCATCTTCTATTGTTAATAAATTTATGCTAGGATTTGCCAAAAATTCTTGGGATGACTTGTTAAGTTACGGTGAATATAAGGGCTATGACAAAAATGATTTGGAGGATATTGGACTTATTAAAAAGTCAGCTAAGGGCAAATATTATGATAAATATAGAAATAGGATAATTTTCCCAATTATAAATCATTATGGTAATGTTATTGGTTTTGGTGGAAGAAGTATCGATGATCAAATGCCCAAATATCTTAATTCCCCAGAATCTAGTATTTTTAAGAAAAGGTACAATCTTTATGGCCTAAATGTCTATAAGAGGCAAAAAAAGAAAGATATAATCCTTGTGGAAGGTTATATGGATGTCATTGCTTTAAATAACCATGGTATAGACTACGCTGTAGCTAGTCTTGGTACTGCTCTAACAGATGACCAAGCAAAGCTTATAAAAAGATATGCGGATAATGTCTATATTTGCTATGACAGAGATGGGGCAGGAATGAAAGCTACTGACAAAGCTTGCGATATTTTCCTAAATAATAAAGTAGTAGCTAAGGTTATTATTCTAGAAGAAGGCCTTGACCCAGATGATTTTATTAAAAAATACGGCCAAGAAAAGTTTTTAGAAAAAAAGAGCCAATCTTTAGATGTTTATAATTATAAATATAACAAAATATTGGATTTATATAGTGAGGCAAACGAAAATGAGAAGTTTGAGAAGTTGGATTTATTTATAGAATTTCTTGCAAGTATAGACAAAGACCTAACTAGAGAAATATTCATAAACAACGTATCAACTCTATTTAACATTGATAAAACTACTTTAAATGAGGCCATAAACAAGTATAGTACTGATACTGGCAATAGAGCGAATTATTCAAATAAAAAGAATAAAATAATTATTCCAGAGAAGAAAAAATCCTTTAATACTATCGAATTAGAAATACTTAGATTAATTTTTAATCAAAAAGATGATTATTTATTTAAGAAAGATTTTTTTGATCAACATCTAAAAAATGAAAAAGTATTAAACGTTAAAGATTTTATTATAAATAAAGATGTTAGTAAGTTTGACCAAAATGATGATGATTATAATTACATTTTTGACTATATAAGTGATGATACCAATCCAATACAAATAATTGAATTGATTGATAAAATAAGGCTTTTTGAAAAAAGACAAAAGTTATTTGAGCTAAAAGCCCATAGAAAAAAAGCCAAGAGGAGTACGAATGAGTAG
- a CDS encoding glycoside hydrolase family 3 protein encodes MSKDYKFGISLLLALSISFVPFGVSKAETMEENELVTYESANLDQLLLNDDSYEEYNLNVSDSVIENDDYAAEGDKASYELEQISNDESTNDDSKKENFNKEDLEDNIEYKANEESSNEPKNKKIEEKISHMTLDEKIGQMLMLEFRNWEDENGELKEVTELNDDIKNAIKKYRIGGIILFAENVRDTEQTTKLTHNIQKTAIENGLDPLLISIDQEGGIVVRLGAGTSLPGNMALGATKDKKLAYEYGKIIAEEIKALGINVNLAPVMDTNNNPNNPVIGLRSISSDPKLVGELGSEIVKGLQENGVSAAIKHFPGHGDTAVDSHLGLPVVDKSYKEVENLELIPFNKAANEGVDMIMTAHISYPQLEKDTVISKKDGSIIGIPATLSDDIITGIIRKKMNYKGIVITDAMKMQAIADNFGEEDAVIMAIRAGVDIPLMPALLQNNKDLLKLDSIINRIKNEIKLGNISENQLNNSVYRILDLKYRRGILDLDQYDIPIEEKIENAFSIVGNKEHFEKQREITDKAITVTKNINNALPIYPQKGEKVLIYTPYENEIPGFTYGFEKLQAEGVIEKDVKLDVFTFQNYKDKVKEAREVLENYAKEYDYIIAVSEIGRASQLSKNDWLAEIPDMLTTFAKENNKKSAVISIGKPYDLDRYKNSDAHVLAYGSKGMDPTEKGKDPVKTFGPNIPYSLDIVFGKVSSTGQLPVDVPALGDNYEYTDKIAYKIGYGLATKLESDNAKDSSPVSDENSPIEKPIIKEKQGEKIKLSHKSSKVENPKTGINGLNEVILTLFSSASTLVLVKKNNK; translated from the coding sequence ATGAGTAAGGATTATAAGTTTGGAATCTCGCTTTTGTTAGCTTTATCAATTAGCTTTGTACCTTTTGGTGTTTCAAAAGCAGAAACTATGGAAGAAAACGAACTTGTAACTTATGAGTCAGCAAATTTAGATCAACTTTTGTTAAATGATGATAGTTATGAAGAATATAATCTAAATGTTAGTGATAGTGTAATCGAAAATGATGACTATGCTGCTGAAGGTGATAAAGCAAGCTATGAATTAGAACAGATTTCTAACGATGAAAGTACAAATGACGATAGTAAAAAAGAGAACTTTAATAAAGAGGATCTAGAAGATAACATAGAATACAAGGCTAATGAAGAAAGTTCTAATGAGCCTAAAAATAAAAAAATAGAAGAAAAAATCTCCCACATGACCTTAGATGAAAAAATAGGTCAAATGTTAATGCTTGAATTTAGAAATTGGGAAGATGAAAATGGTGAGCTAAAGGAAGTAACAGAATTAAATGATGATATCAAAAATGCTATTAAGAAATATAGGATTGGTGGAATCATACTTTTTGCAGAAAATGTTAGAGATACTGAACAAACTACTAAACTTACACACAATATTCAAAAAACGGCTATAGAAAATGGACTTGATCCACTTTTAATTTCTATAGATCAAGAGGGTGGCATAGTTGTAAGACTTGGCGCTGGTACTTCCTTGCCAGGCAACATGGCTTTGGGTGCTACTAAAGATAAGAAATTAGCTTATGAATACGGAAAAATTATTGCAGAAGAAATAAAAGCTTTAGGAATAAATGTTAACCTCGCGCCAGTTATGGATACAAATAACAATCCGAATAACCCTGTTATTGGCTTAAGATCTATTTCCTCAGACCCAAAATTGGTAGGAGAATTAGGAAGCGAAATTGTAAAAGGATTACAAGAAAATGGAGTATCTGCTGCAATAAAACACTTCCCAGGTCATGGGGATACAGCAGTTGATAGTCACCTTGGATTGCCAGTGGTTGATAAGTCATATAAAGAAGTAGAAAACTTAGAACTAATTCCATTTAATAAAGCTGCAAACGAAGGTGTTGATATGATAATGACAGCGCACATATCTTATCCACAGCTAGAAAAGGATACTGTAATTTCCAAAAAAGACGGCTCAATTATAGGAATACCAGCAACTCTTTCAGATGATATTATTACAGGAATAATAAGAAAGAAAATGAACTACAAGGGCATAGTTATCACAGATGCTATGAAGATGCAAGCAATAGCTGACAACTTTGGGGAAGAAGATGCTGTTATAATGGCTATCAGAGCAGGGGTGGATATACCATTAATGCCAGCATTATTGCAAAATAATAAAGATTTACTCAAATTAGATAGTATAATAAATAGAATAAAAAATGAAATTAAGCTAGGAAATATTAGTGAGAATCAACTCAACAACTCCGTATACAGGATTCTAGATCTAAAATACAGGAGAGGAATCTTAGATTTAGATCAATATGATATTCCAATTGAAGAAAAAATTGAAAATGCTTTTAGTATAGTAGGAAACAAGGAACATTTTGAAAAACAAAGAGAGATAACCGATAAGGCAATAACAGTAACTAAAAATATTAACAATGCTTTGCCGATTTATCCCCAAAAAGGCGAGAAAGTACTAATTTACACACCTTATGAAAATGAAATTCCAGGTTTTACCTATGGCTTTGAAAAATTACAAGCAGAAGGAGTTATAGAAAAAGATGTAAAACTAGATGTTTTCACCTTTCAAAATTATAAGGATAAGGTAAAAGAAGCAAGAGAAGTATTGGAAAATTACGCCAAGGAATATGATTATATAATAGCTGTAAGTGAAATAGGCAGAGCTAGTCAATTGAGCAAAAATGATTGGTTAGCAGAAATTCCAGATATGTTGACTACTTTTGCTAAAGAAAATAATAAAAAATCTGCTGTTATAAGTATTGGAAAACCATATGATTTGGATAGGTATAAAAATTCTGATGCTCATGTACTAGCATATGGCTCAAAGGGGATGGATCCAACAGAAAAAGGCAAAGATCCAGTAAAGACATTTGGTCCAAATATACCATATTCTCTAGATATTGTATTTGGTAAAGTATCTTCGACAGGGCAATTACCAGTAGACGTACCAGCACTAGGTGATAATTACGAATATACAGATAAGATCGCTTATAAAATTGGTTATGGCTTGGCAACAAAACTCGAATCTGATAATGCTAAAGATTCAAGTCCAGTTTCTGATGAAAATAGTCCAATAGAAAAGCCTATTATAAAAGAAAAACAAGGTGAAAAAATTAAACTTTCACATAAGTCAAGTAAAGTAGAAAATCCAAAAACAGGTATTAATGGGTTAAATGAAGTTATATTAACTTTATTTTCATCAGCTTCAACCCTAGTTTTAGTAAAGAAAAATAATAAATAA
- a CDS encoding AraC family transcriptional regulator, giving the protein MDTFNTNDIDRENDISDLGIKVLDSQKFIFNKNYSSRIQFHPFTYFYFLINGAGKLSIENEAIDIRQNDLIIINSNIGHTMYIDGNFDNCEVIGFGVESISISIVNKKTNSVNPTNFFHINLANEYKALSTFENILDEYKSKNLFSKSMANSLASIFIINLLRANEDKVVIQHDRKINHQIDYVKSYIDNNYAEDIKLEQLSTMAYMNKFHLISEFKQAYRVTPIEYLILKRIEISKNLLISTNHSMEEISTIVGFNSQSYFNQVFKKKTMQTPSQFRKKHRL; this is encoded by the coding sequence ATGGATACATTCAATACAAATGATATCGATAGAGAAAATGACATATCAGATCTTGGAATAAAAGTATTAGATAGCCAGAAATTTATTTTTAATAAGAATTATTCTTCAAGAATTCAATTCCATCCATTTACTTATTTTTATTTTCTAATAAATGGCGCGGGCAAACTTTCTATTGAAAACGAAGCAATAGATATTAGGCAAAATGACCTTATTATCATTAATTCAAATATTGGCCATACTATGTATATTGATGGGAATTTTGATAATTGTGAAGTTATTGGTTTTGGTGTAGAGTCTATTTCTATTTCTATAGTAAATAAGAAAACAAATAGTGTCAATCCAACTAACTTTTTTCATATAAATTTAGCTAATGAATATAAAGCTTTGTCAACTTTTGAAAATATATTAGATGAATATAAAAGCAAAAATCTATTTTCTAAATCTATGGCAAATTCTTTGGCATCTATTTTTATTATCAATCTCTTAAGGGCCAACGAAGATAAAGTTGTGATTCAACACGATAGGAAAATCAACCATCAAATTGATTATGTTAAGTCATACATTGATAACAACTATGCTGAAGATATTAAGTTAGAACAATTATCTACCATGGCTTACATGAACAAGTTTCATTTAATATCTGAGTTTAAACAAGCTTATAGGGTCACTCCTATCGAATACTTAATATTAAAAAGAATAGAGATATCTAAAAACTTACTGATTTCAACAAATCATTCCATGGAAGAAATATCAACCATAGTTGGTTTCAATTCTCAATCGTATTTTAACCAAGTTTTCAAGAAAAAAACCATGCAAACACCATCGCAATTTAGAAAAAAACATAGACTATAG
- a CDS encoding IS256 family transposase has protein sequence MTQLHFTINQEEIQNLINESVDNKIAKSILTKVFNELMEKERDEYLENTAYQRDPSRTTYRNGYYERDYTTKIGTLTLKVPRTRDGKFSTELFERYQRNEKALLATMLEMYIQGVSTRKVSKVIENMCGKTYSKSFVSSLTKELDEEVKLWRNSDLSSIKYPYVIVDVVYIKVRENNRVVSKACHIAIGINEKGNREIIGLDLSSSESEYSWSNFFEYLKSRGLCGLKMVISDAHKGLVKAIKETFVNVIWQRCQVHFLRNILSKAPKKNTEDFRTDIKTLFKIQDINIARKMKDEIFLKYENEKKFENSLNALDEGFEDTFAYLANDVIHSRLRSTNCLERLNEEVRRREKVVRIFPNEESAIRLIGAILIDINEDWITSSKLYIKMK, from the coding sequence ATGACCCAATTACACTTTACAATTAATCAAGAAGAAATACAAAATTTAATTAATGAATCTGTAGATAATAAAATTGCTAAATCTATCTTAACAAAAGTTTTTAATGAACTTATGGAAAAAGAAAGAGACGAATATTTAGAAAATACAGCCTATCAAAGAGATCCTAGCAGAACTACTTATCGCAATGGATACTACGAACGTGACTATACAACAAAAATAGGAACATTAACTTTAAAAGTACCTAGAACAAGAGATGGTAAATTCTCGACAGAACTATTCGAAAGATATCAAAGAAATGAAAAAGCCCTACTTGCAACCATGCTAGAAATGTATATTCAAGGAGTATCAACAAGGAAAGTATCCAAGGTAATAGAAAACATGTGTGGTAAAACATATTCTAAATCCTTTGTATCATCCCTAACTAAAGAGTTAGACGAAGAAGTAAAACTATGGAGAAATAGTGACCTAAGTTCGATTAAATATCCTTATGTAATTGTAGATGTAGTATACATAAAAGTAAGAGAAAACAATCGAGTAGTATCAAAGGCCTGTCATATTGCAATAGGAATAAATGAAAAAGGAAATAGAGAAATAATAGGCTTAGACTTAAGCTCTAGCGAAAGTGAATACTCTTGGTCAAACTTCTTTGAATATTTAAAATCTAGAGGGCTATGCGGCCTTAAAATGGTCATATCAGACGCCCATAAAGGCCTAGTAAAAGCAATAAAAGAAACATTCGTAAATGTAATATGGCAAAGATGTCAGGTACATTTCTTAAGAAATATCCTATCAAAAGCACCAAAGAAAAACACTGAAGACTTTAGAACTGATATAAAAACACTATTTAAAATCCAGGATATAAACATAGCAAGAAAAATGAAGGATGAGATCTTCTTAAAATACGAAAACGAAAAGAAATTTGAAAACTCATTAAACGCCTTAGATGAAGGATTTGAAGATACCTTTGCATACCTAGCTAATGATGTAATTCATAGTAGACTTAGATCAACAAATTGCTTAGAAAGATTAAACGAAGAAGTTAGAAGACGAGAAAAAGTAGTTAGAATATTCCCAAATGAAGAATCAGCTATACGATTAATAGGCGCAATCCTCATTGATATCAATGAGGATTGGATAACATCTTCTAAATTGTATATTAAAATGAAATAG
- a CDS encoding putative glycoside hydrolase, translated as MKKNKWILSLVFAIILGLSSCTNSNTKENITENKEISDSLEKTGESKTDQAKSEEDTTNSSGLINEAVEREVGKPYEVGVTPDDYNMDYDTSRMHDLKAKKSKYYPEDGVKGLYLNSYSVNNPEVYNKIIEKLESTKLNSVVIDIKDDWGNVTMNFDTDDEDIKYSKIDIIDPKAFLEEMHSRDIYVIGRVTTFKDSIITEKYPDWGFTLDDGSLWKNGHGEAFMNPFLKEVQDYDIKIAKLAAEAGFDEIQFDYVRFAEGFETFGDTLSYSRGEYEDETDMDDGQKRVAAITGFVQRAREELQNYGTPISIDVFGYALQVRRAEGIGQDFDEMANQTDAISSMIYPSHWGKWSFDIEKPDLEPYNLVYKYLEAEQEVLGALEHPPVSRPWIQDFTASWIGEGNWMEYDGEAVQAQIDAIYDKGQNEYLIWNASSEYSDGVDY; from the coding sequence ATGAAAAAAAATAAGTGGATTTTATCCCTTGTTTTTGCCATTATCCTAGGTCTATCTTCTTGCACTAATAGTAATACCAAAGAAAATATTACTGAAAATAAAGAGATTAGTGATAGTCTAGAAAAGACTGGCGAAAGTAAGACAGATCAAGCTAAAAGTGAAGAAGATACTACTAACTCTAGTGGTCTAATCAATGAGGCCGTCGAAAGAGAAGTAGGTAAACCTTATGAAGTGGGTGTCACACCTGATGATTACAATATGGACTATGACACTTCACGTATGCACGATCTGAAAGCAAAAAAATCAAAATATTATCCAGAAGATGGAGTTAAGGGTTTATACTTAAACTCTTACAGTGTAAATAATCCAGAAGTATACAATAAGATTATAGAGAAACTTGAAAGTACAAAATTAAATTCAGTTGTTATTGACATCAAAGATGATTGGGGCAATGTCACCATGAATTTTGATACAGATGATGAGGATATAAAGTACTCAAAAATTGATATAATTGATCCTAAGGCTTTCTTAGAAGAAATGCATTCTAGAGATATATATGTAATAGGAAGGGTTACTACTTTTAAAGATAGTATCATAACAGAAAAATATCCAGACTGGGGATTCACCTTAGATGATGGAAGTCTTTGGAAAAATGGTCATGGAGAAGCTTTTATGAATCCTTTCTTAAAGGAAGTTCAAGATTATGATATCAAAATTGCAAAGCTTGCTGCAGAAGCTGGATTTGATGAAATTCAGTTTGACTACGTCAGATTTGCCGAAGGATTTGAAACCTTTGGAGACACTCTTTCTTATTCTAGGGGTGAATATGAAGATGAGACTGACATGGACGATGGACAGAAGAGAGTTGCAGCTATAACAGGCTTTGTACAAAGAGCTCGTGAAGAGTTACAAAACTATGGCACACCGATATCAATAGATGTGTTTGGATATGCCCTCCAAGTAAGAAGAGCTGAAGGTATAGGCCAGGATTTTGACGAGATGGCTAATCAAACTGATGCTATATCATCAATGATTTATCCATCCCACTGGGGCAAATGGTCATTTGACATAGAAAAACCTGACCTAGAACCATATAATCTAGTTTATAAGTATCTAGAAGCGGAGCAAGAGGTATTGGGAGCGCTTGAGCACCCACCTGTATCTCGTCCATGGATTCAAGACTTCACAGCTAGTTGGATTGGAGAAGGAAACTGGATGGAATATGATGGAGAAGCAGTACAAGCCCAAATAGATGCTATTTATGACAAAGGACAAAATGAATATCTAATTTGGAATGCTTCTAGTGAATATTCCGATGGCGTAGATTACTAA
- the tuf gene encoding elongation factor Tu has protein sequence MSKQQFERSKPHINIGTIGHVDHGKTTTTAAITQALNKKYGTGEYVDYEHIDKAPEERERGITINTSVVEYETPNRHYAHIDAPGHADYVKNMITGAAQMDGAIIVVSAADGPMPQTREHILLARQVGVPKIAVFLNKEDQVDDAELIELVEMEVRDLLNEYEFDGDNCPVVVGSALKSLQEGGEGPWTDKILQLMEEVDNYFDIPERDNDQPFLMPVEDVMTISGRGTVATGRVERGTLKVGDTVEIVGLTEKTTSAVVTGVEMFHKSLEQAESGDNVGILLRGVQRDEISRGQVLAKPDSVHPHTEFEGQVYVLTKEEGGRHTPFFSGYRPQFFFRTTDVTGDIQLEEGVEMVMPGDNATFKISLQKPIALEEGLRFAVREGGRTVASGVVTKVIK, from the coding sequence ATGTCTAAACAACAATTTGAAAGAAGCAAACCACATATTAATATCGGAACAATCGGTCACGTAGACCACGGTAAAACAACAACAACAGCAGCAATCACTCAAGCCCTAAACAAAAAATACGGCACAGGTGAATACGTAGACTACGAACACATCGACAAAGCTCCAGAAGAAAGAGAGCGTGGAATCACAATCAACACATCAGTAGTAGAATACGAAACACCAAATAGACACTACGCACACATCGATGCCCCAGGCCACGCTGACTACGTTAAAAACATGATTACAGGAGCAGCCCAAATGGACGGCGCAATCATCGTAGTATCAGCAGCAGATGGTCCAATGCCACAAACAAGAGAACACATCCTACTAGCAAGACAAGTAGGCGTACCAAAAATAGCAGTATTCCTAAACAAAGAAGACCAAGTAGACGATGCCGAACTAATCGAATTAGTAGAAATGGAAGTAAGAGACCTACTAAACGAATACGAATTCGACGGAGACAACTGCCCAGTAGTAGTAGGCTCAGCCCTAAAATCCCTACAAGAAGGTGGCGAAGGCCCATGGACAGACAAAATCCTACAACTAATGGAAGAAGTAGACAACTACTTTGACATCCCAGAAAGAGACAACGACCAACCATTCCTAATGCCAGTAGAAGACGTAATGACAATCTCAGGCCGTGGAACAGTAGCAACAGGAAGAGTAGAAAGAGGAACCCTAAAAGTAGGCGACACAGTAGAAATCGTAGGCCTAACAGAAAAAACAACAAGCGCAGTAGTAACAGGCGTAGAAATGTTCCACAAATCACTAGAACAAGCAGAATCAGGCGACAACGTAGGAATCCTACTAAGAGGAGTACAAAGAGACGAAATCTCAAGAGGACAAGTACTAGCAAAACCAGACAGCGTACACCCACACACAGAATTCGAAGGCCAAGTATACGTACTAACCAAAGAAGAAGGAGGCCGTCACACACCATTCTTCAGTGGCTACAGACCACAATTCTTCTTCAGAACAACAGACGTAACAGGCGACATCCAACTAGAAGAAGGCGTAGAAATGGTAATGCCAGGCGACAACGCAACATTCAAAATCAGCCTACAAAAACCAATAGCCCTAGAAGAAGGCCTAAGATTCGCAGTACGTGAAGGTGGAAGAACAGTAGCATCAGGCGTAGTAACAAAAGTAATAAAATAG
- a CDS encoding DUF438 domain-containing protein produces MKLDINENLESLISKNPKLKDELLKLGFVGLDNPIMIKKMASKMSIKRGAKILGIKDIESKLQSLGYEIEDSSFDKEIIDRKANIKSYIKRLSDGEDLESVRKDFKENFEGVSSSEIMDAEESLLDDGMDKQEVRRLCDVHSALFHGMTIEEDKKIVYDNPVLNLFQDENNEIKNLIAKTKAYFDGEICENSLEELQRLLNSHYRKKGDLLYPLLESKYNKSGPSEVMWGVDYEILRNIKKALKKNDKDMLEETIVRAEEMTYKEENILYPLIADNLSDEDYSNIYSDLKEYDQDNEYGDNKLSKEIDGTDDKYIYFSKGKMRLDQLEAMLDTLEIEITYVDEEDINSYYNNPKENKIFKRPKSSLGRKVYSCHPPQALPKVKKIIGDLKSGVRDKVVVIRDIGGSDYTVTYYGVWDKEGNYKGILETVQNMDFYKNYLKKWNKL; encoded by the coding sequence ATGAAATTAGATATTAATGAAAATTTAGAAAGTTTAATAAGTAAGAATCCTAAGTTGAAAGATGAATTATTAAAGCTTGGCTTTGTTGGTCTTGATAATCCTATAATGATCAAAAAAATGGCATCTAAAATGTCAATAAAAAGAGGAGCTAAGATATTAGGAATAAAGGATATAGAATCAAAATTGCAATCACTTGGTTATGAAATTGAAGATTCATCTTTTGACAAAGAAATAATAGATAGAAAAGCAAATATTAAATCCTATATAAAAAGATTGTCAGATGGTGAAGATCTTGAGTCAGTAAGAAAAGATTTTAAAGAGAATTTTGAAGGTGTCTCTTCCTCAGAAATTATGGATGCAGAAGAATCACTATTAGATGACGGTATGGATAAGCAAGAGGTAAGAAGATTATGTGATGTACACTCTGCCTTATTTCATGGTATGACTATTGAAGAAGATAAAAAAATAGTATATGACAATCCAGTACTTAATCTATTCCAAGATGAGAATAATGAGATTAAGAATCTAATTGCAAAAACAAAAGCATATTTTGATGGAGAAATTTGTGAAAATTCATTGGAAGAATTACAAAGGCTTTTAAATAGTCACTATAGAAAAAAGGGTGATCTATTATATCCGCTACTAGAGTCAAAATATAATAAATCTGGTCCATCAGAAGTTATGTGGGGTGTTGACTATGAAATTTTAAGAAATATAAAAAAAGCCCTCAAAAAGAATGACAAAGACATGTTAGAGGAAACTATAGTAAGAGCAGAAGAAATGACTTATAAAGAGGAAAATATACTATATCCTTTGATAGCAGATAATTTATCTGATGAAGATTACTCAAATATATATAGTGATTTGAAAGAATATGATCAAGATAATGAATACGGCGATAATAAATTGTCAAAAGAAATTGATGGTACAGATGATAAGTATATATATTTTTCAAAAGGGAAAATGAGACTTGATCAACTTGAAGCAATGCTTGATACTTTAGAAATTGAAATTACTTATGTAGATGAAGAAGATATCAATTCTTATTATAATAATCCTAAGGAAAACAAAATCTTTAAAAGACCAAAGTCTTCCCTAGGAAGGAAGGTATATTCATGTCATCCACCTCAAGCATTACCAAAAGTAAAAAAGATTATTGGAGACTTAAAATCTGGTGTTCGTGATAAGGTCGTTGTAATTAGAGACATAGGTGGAAGTGATTACACAGTAACATATTATGGAGTTTGGGACAAAGAAGGTAATTACAAGGGGATTTTAGAAACTGTTCAGAATATGGATTTTTATAAGAATTACCTCAAAAAATGGAATAAGTTGTAA